In Candidatus Gastranaerophilales bacterium, one genomic interval encodes:
- a CDS encoding AMP-binding protein — protein sequence MYELLHCEKKNMHAEILTKTPDSGYDISKFVSKHMFVIKNIKELNSVTEALSLCARKYPDLFALKDDYSKIRLTFKEAYEKVNLVIAALQTLGLEKGKHIAIFSENTAKWLLIDQAILACGAVNAVRGSLAPFEELRYIYEHSDSEALVTDSIDLIKKAGMLSASRIEFIVYIGNEDISNLETEVPLYSFENLVEMGKGREVKRANISRDDLATLVYSSGTTGKPKGIMLTHGNLVSQLINLHPCIVIPSNQHILSVLPIWHMYERMVEYYVLYCGSTLCYTNIRSFKKDMKKYRPDFIVGVPRLWESIYEGIANEIKTKSNIQRGIFYSLLHMAKRYRKVRRLLDGTCIHNQSPRGIERFEANIKMAYLMPAYNLANKLVFNKIRKALGGKFPKCISGGGALAPHIEDFFDAANLQVVVGYGLTETSPILTARQFAKNKMYSAGYPINETEIVIVDPDKLTLMPKGQRGLVLAKGPQIMRGYYKDKEATDKVLLKTGWFITGDLGWITEDNCLILTGRAKDLIVLSNGENIEPDTIEQTCMMSDFVRQIVLVGQDKSSLGALIKTDEETMIKWAQENGVKESGVEQDPAFKKMLLKELNEKIAARSNYRTFERISNLSFVSDGFTIENGLMTFTAKIRKNMVFEKYERVIEEMYR from the coding sequence ATGTATGAACTACTACATTGTGAGAAAAAGAATATGCACGCGGAAATATTAACGAAGACACCGGATTCGGGTTATGACATTTCAAAATTTGTAAGTAAGCACATGTTTGTTATCAAAAATATTAAGGAATTGAACTCCGTTACGGAGGCACTTTCGCTATGTGCAAGAAAATACCCTGACCTTTTTGCATTAAAGGATGATTATTCCAAAATTCGTTTAACTTTTAAAGAAGCTTATGAAAAAGTTAACTTGGTAATAGCTGCTCTGCAAACCTTAGGATTGGAAAAAGGTAAACACATTGCAATTTTCAGCGAAAATACGGCAAAGTGGCTGCTTATTGATCAGGCTATATTGGCTTGCGGCGCTGTTAACGCTGTCAGAGGTTCATTGGCGCCTTTTGAAGAATTAAGATACATTTATGAACACAGTGATAGTGAGGCTTTGGTAACTGATAGTATTGACTTAATCAAGAAAGCAGGTATGCTGTCCGCTTCCCGTATTGAATTTATTGTTTATATCGGAAATGAAGACATTTCCAATCTGGAAACGGAAGTTCCTCTTTACAGCTTTGAAAATCTTGTTGAAATGGGCAAGGGCAGAGAAGTAAAAAGAGCGAATATATCAAGAGATGACCTGGCTACTTTGGTGTACAGCTCGGGAACAACAGGGAAGCCAAAGGGGATTATGTTAACGCATGGCAATCTCGTAAGTCAGCTTATCAACCTTCACCCATGTATCGTAATTCCGAGCAACCAGCATATATTGAGCGTTCTTCCTATATGGCACATGTACGAAAGAATGGTTGAATATTATGTTTTGTATTGCGGTTCTACCTTATGCTATACAAATATAAGAAGCTTTAAAAAAGATATGAAAAAATACCGCCCCGATTTTATAGTAGGGGTTCCGAGGCTTTGGGAATCTATTTATGAAGGTATTGCTAATGAGATAAAAACAAAATCTAATATTCAAAGAGGTATTTTTTATTCTTTATTGCATATGGCAAAAAGATACAGAAAAGTAAGAAGGCTTTTAGACGGTACCTGTATACATAATCAATCGCCGAGAGGTATAGAAAGGTTTGAAGCAAATATTAAGATGGCATATCTTATGCCTGCTTACAACCTTGCCAACAAACTGGTCTTCAATAAAATAAGAAAAGCTTTAGGCGGTAAGTTTCCAAAATGTATATCAGGCGGCGGCGCGTTAGCTCCACATATAGAGGATTTCTTTGATGCAGCCAACTTGCAGGTAGTAGTAGGTTACGGTTTGACTGAAACATCACCTATATTAACAGCAAGACAGTTCGCTAAAAATAAGATGTATTCTGCCGGTTATCCTATCAACGAAACCGAAATTGTTATTGTTGACCCCGACAAATTAACTCTTATGCCGAAAGGGCAAAGAGGGTTGGTTTTGGCAAAAGGTCCCCAGATAATGAGAGGGTATTATAAAGATAAAGAAGCAACCGATAAGGTCTTATTAAAGACAGGATGGTTTATAACGGGTGATTTAGGCTGGATTACGGAAGATAATTGCCTTATTTTAACGGGAAGGGCAAAAGATTTGATAGTTCTTTCCAACGGCGAAAATATAGAGCCTGATACTATTGAACAAACTTGTATGATGAGCGATTTTGTAAGACAAATAGTTCTTGTTGGTCAGGACAAAAGCTCTTTGGGCGCTTTAATTAAAACTGATGAAGAAACTATGATTAAATGGGCTCAGGAAAACGGAGTTAAAGAGTCGGGAGTTGAACAAGACCCTGCGTTTAAAAAGATGCTTTTAAAAGAACTTAATGAGAAAATTGCGGCAAGAAGCAATTATCGTACTTTTGAGCGAATAAGTAACCTAAGCTTTGTTTCAGACGGTTTTACGATAGAAAACGGGTTAATGACTTTTACAGCAAAAATCAGAAAAAATATGGTTTTTGAAAAGTACGAACGTGTTATCGAAGAAATGTATAGATAA
- the purD gene encoding phosphoribosylamine--glycine ligase: MKILVIGKTAREHAFIEKISNSPRITELFCVPGNPAIAEYATCVNIALDDIEAMASFAAEHQIDLTVALDEYVIAKGIADIFEQYNLKIFAPKISSAQIALSRVFAKKFMYKNKIPSSKYGIFDKETSAIDYARKSSYPLLIKYDTLEEQDTYFCETFNEAKKYIQKAFSDAQKQIVIEDYIEGDEITFTILTDGFNVLPFPFVKLYKRALEGDGGAITKGVGAYIPPNKINLHIEEIIAKKIVFPLLDTMQEESIAYEGFLSINFVITPKNEVKALEFSPAFNILEAVSVLPLVEDDLIDIIYASISGALGDEYSSLNITDDTVVSVGLLSGNYPFNHKENTMIEGIEDIDEDEVEVYYNNTAMNSSYELVTAGGLPVILRGTGSTVNNARERVYNCIDTITFPEIRYRKDIAKFNISKDF, from the coding sequence ATGAAAATACTAGTAATAGGCAAAACTGCAAGAGAACATGCTTTCATAGAAAAAATTTCAAACAGCCCGAGGATTACCGAGCTTTTTTGTGTACCGGGAAATCCCGCTATAGCGGAATATGCAACTTGTGTAAACATTGCGCTTGATGATATTGAAGCAATGGCATCTTTTGCAGCCGAACATCAAATAGATTTAACCGTAGCGCTTGATGAGTATGTTATTGCAAAAGGCATAGCGGATATTTTTGAGCAGTATAATCTTAAAATTTTTGCACCAAAAATAAGCAGCGCACAAATTGCACTCAGCAGAGTTTTTGCAAAAAAATTTATGTATAAAAACAAAATCCCCTCTTCGAAATACGGTATCTTTGATAAAGAAACATCAGCCATTGACTACGCAAGAAAATCTTCTTATCCCTTATTGATAAAGTACGATACTCTTGAAGAGCAGGATACTTACTTTTGCGAAACCTTTAACGAAGCAAAAAAATATATTCAAAAAGCTTTTAGCGATGCCCAAAAACAAATCGTGATAGAAGACTACATTGAAGGTGATGAAATCACATTTACAATCCTTACCGACGGGTTTAATGTTTTACCTTTTCCTTTTGTAAAATTGTACAAAAGAGCGTTGGAAGGCGATGGCGGAGCTATTACAAAAGGAGTGGGGGCTTATATTCCTCCAAACAAAATTAATCTTCACATAGAAGAAATCATTGCAAAAAAAATAGTATTTCCGCTGTTAGACACAATGCAGGAAGAAAGTATTGCTTATGAAGGTTTTTTGTCGATAAATTTTGTTATAACTCCCAAAAACGAAGTAAAAGCGCTGGAATTTTCTCCTGCTTTTAACATTTTAGAAGCGGTAAGTGTTCTCCCTCTGGTTGAGGATGATTTAATAGATATAATTTATGCGAGTATATCAGGTGCATTGGGTGATGAATATTCAAGCCTCAACATCACTGACGATACGGTAGTAAGCGTCGGGCTTTTAAGCGGAAATTATCCTTTTAACCATAAAGAAAATACAATGATTGAAGGCATAGAAGATATTGATGAGGATGAAGTTGAAGTCTATTACAATAATACCGCTATGAACAGCAGCTACGAACTCGTTACCGCGGGCGGTCTTCCCGTTATATTAAGAGGAACCGGCTCAACTGTAAATAATGCGAGAGAAAGAGTTTACAACTGCATAGATACAATCACTTTCCCTGAAATCAGATACAGAAAAGATATTGCAAAATTTAATATTTCAAAAGACTTCTAA
- a CDS encoding DNA internalization-related competence protein ComEC/Rec2 — translation MELEKHIKTIIFSSVAIFAVSGAILGLIPLFAVLLTLALLFGFYKKYLSLRFSIVLVLAFLLMTVYTFLRIPRPDEFLSYAYQTKTIYGRVANLPDFSASGKKRFYFNIDNVENNDGSRETLKAKTMVLLDGDVDVRRGDYLRLDVEVKKPFEVHNPGQFDYGEYLKNQGIFTISIAKSFQKIPEKITFWQKIIQLADKVRENIIQKHLQILSPGQTEVLGGIVFGSEAIKPSAQIKQDFINSGLYHLLAASGMNVAFIFGVWYFIFSKLKVPFRLTIISGAFVVFVYALMTGFPPSVTRATWMLELGLLGKLLDRAAPNNTILFLVCMLLLIYDPMLITDIGFLLSFLVTFGIMNCAEPLMNLFPVKPWISGWFVVPFVAQVWAAPVQMYCFNTFNIYSILANMLVLPFMAIMSFCGFISSIFIWMSKAGYFIGFLLDKVNEPFINLIIFVAEFISKLPNATIYIAKPNLLEIIIFYSIIILFTILIKNEFKNMRQKIITFILVIFLSVSFAVKAFADDLRVTFLSVGEADSILIETPQNKTILVDAGRNEGKNYNSGKSVIVPFLKNSGINTLDMLILTHPDSDHIGGAVDVLKSVNVKQVITNGESAKSKTYYTMMDYFNSKNIKPVQILNPVQEIKLDDSIRIIAIKPPDTIPNSQNDTSIILFIVYKDFDLLLMGDNEKNSYKCLKENVGKKVEAFKVGHHGSKNALNYQMAQMVNPDVSVISVGKNSYGHPCPIVMNYLKYGRIFRTDYDNSIRISTDGKTFHVYNFDNESKQWKKQIHQKPCSK, via the coding sequence ATGGAGTTGGAAAAGCATATAAAAACTATAATATTTTCGAGCGTTGCTATTTTTGCTGTCAGTGGGGCAATCTTAGGATTAATTCCGCTTTTTGCCGTTTTACTTACCTTAGCTTTGCTTTTCGGATTTTATAAAAAATATTTGAGCTTACGCTTTAGTATTGTATTAGTGTTAGCTTTTTTGTTAATGACTGTATATACCTTCCTTAGAATCCCGAGACCCGATGAATTTTTGTCTTATGCTTATCAGACCAAAACCATCTACGGCAGAGTTGCTAATCTGCCTGATTTTAGCGCCTCCGGTAAAAAGAGATTTTATTTTAATATAGATAATGTCGAAAATAACGACGGCTCTAGGGAAACCCTCAAGGCGAAAACTATGGTTTTGCTTGACGGCGATGTTGATGTAAGGCGCGGCGATTATTTAAGGCTTGATGTTGAAGTCAAAAAACCGTTTGAAGTACATAATCCCGGGCAGTTTGATTACGGGGAATATTTAAAAAATCAGGGGATTTTTACAATTTCTATTGCAAAAAGCTTTCAAAAAATTCCCGAAAAAATAACGTTTTGGCAAAAAATTATTCAGTTAGCGGACAAGGTAAGAGAAAATATTATTCAAAAGCATTTGCAAATTTTATCACCCGGCCAAACGGAAGTACTCGGCGGGATAGTTTTTGGCAGCGAAGCAATCAAGCCGTCCGCACAAATAAAGCAGGATTTTATAAACTCCGGGTTATATCATTTGCTTGCGGCATCGGGTATGAATGTGGCTTTTATCTTCGGGGTATGGTATTTTATTTTTTCCAAGCTTAAGGTTCCGTTTAGATTAACTATCATTTCAGGCGCATTTGTTGTATTTGTGTACGCTTTGATGACGGGATTTCCGCCATCTGTTACAAGAGCTACCTGGATGTTAGAACTTGGTTTGCTCGGGAAACTCTTGGACAGAGCTGCGCCTAATAATACGATTTTGTTCTTGGTATGTATGCTTTTGCTTATTTATGACCCTATGCTTATTACCGATATAGGATTTTTATTATCTTTTTTAGTTACTTTCGGGATTATGAACTGTGCTGAACCTTTGATGAATTTATTCCCCGTAAAACCCTGGATATCAGGATGGTTCGTCGTTCCTTTTGTGGCACAGGTATGGGCAGCTCCGGTTCAGATGTATTGCTTTAATACTTTTAATATTTATTCAATTTTGGCGAATATGCTTGTTCTTCCGTTTATGGCAATTATGAGTTTTTGCGGTTTTATTTCAAGTATATTTATTTGGATGTCTAAAGCAGGCTATTTTATAGGCTTTCTGCTTGATAAAGTCAATGAACCTTTTATTAATTTAATAATCTTTGTAGCCGAATTTATTTCAAAACTGCCAAATGCTACTATTTATATTGCAAAGCCTAATTTATTGGAAATAATTATATTCTATAGTATAATAATATTATTTACAATATTAATTAAAAATGAATTTAAGAATATGCGACAGAAAATAATAACCTTCATACTTGTAATATTCCTGTCTGTTTCATTTGCAGTAAAAGCTTTTGCGGATGATTTGCGCGTAACATTTTTGAGCGTAGGTGAGGCGGACAGTATTTTGATTGAAACACCACAGAATAAGACTATACTTGTTGATGCAGGCAGAAACGAAGGCAAGAATTATAATTCGGGAAAGAGTGTTATTGTCCCGTTTTTGAAGAACAGCGGTATTAACACGCTTGATATGTTAATTCTGACGCATCCTGACAGCGACCATATAGGCGGGGCTGTTGATGTTCTTAAGTCCGTTAATGTCAAGCAGGTGATTACAAACGGCGAAAGCGCTAAAAGTAAGACATATTACACCATGATGGATTATTTTAACAGTAAAAATATTAAACCGGTTCAAATATTAAACCCGGTTCAAGAAATAAAGCTTGATGATTCTATCAGAATAATTGCCATTAAGCCGCCTGATACTATTCCTAACAGTCAAAACGATACCTCTATAATACTTTTTATTGTTTATAAAGATTTTGATCTGCTTTTGATGGGTGATAATGAAAAAAATTCTTACAAATGCCTTAAGGAGAATGTCGGCAAAAAAGTAGAAGCCTTTAAAGTAGGTCATCATGGCAGCAAAAATGCGCTTAATTATCAGATGGCACAAATGGTAAATCCTGATGTTTCCGTAATATCCGTTGGTAAGAATAGTTACGGACATCCATGCCCTATAGTAATGAATTACCTTAAATACGGAAGAATTTTCAGAACCGATTATGATAACTCAATAAGAATCAGTACCGATGGTAAAACTTTTCATGTTTATAATTTTGATAATGAGAGCAAACAATGGAAGAAGCAAATCCATCAAAAACCTTGCAGTAAATAG
- a CDS encoding type II secretion system protein, which produces MNNRSKKNAFTLSEVLTTLMIVGVVAAITIPALNSNITEETKLKSLRAFNNAFNQNILTTIAEDACDSLSCLNKWGDSANANIMHNGALEKYLNYASRCIPDTTIPDAECLIQGCKDEKDTKQEGCVNELCKDKQGQEKDDCLTEEHDECSYDINECYDPKCTGSGCWGNSKAYCMLDGADCKNINYNKDFRKYLLTNAMSLAIVDFPGNCANEDIAAEDGESSLYACSLIYVDVNGIKGPNQAGNDIFAFYILDKPINNVFLFPFGGEIDFPDEDGAVHRYSLGETQCDPKSINIENRFACTARNLKFGSHQ; this is translated from the coding sequence ATGAATAATAGAAGTAAAAAAAACGCATTTACATTATCGGAAGTTCTGACTACCCTTATGATAGTAGGTGTGGTTGCAGCAATTACCATACCTGCTCTTAATTCTAATATAACGGAAGAAACAAAACTCAAATCTCTTAGAGCTTTTAATAATGCTTTTAATCAAAATATCCTCACAACAATCGCTGAAGATGCTTGCGACAGTCTGTCCTGTCTTAATAAGTGGGGAGATTCGGCAAATGCCAACATAATGCACAACGGGGCTTTGGAAAAATATCTGAACTATGCAAGCCGATGTATTCCCGATACAACTATACCGGATGCTGAATGTCTGATACAGGGTTGTAAAGATGAAAAAGATACGAAACAAGAAGGTTGCGTAAATGAACTATGCAAAGATAAACAAGGTCAGGAAAAAGACGACTGTTTAACAGAGGAACATGACGAGTGTTCTTATGACATAAATGAATGCTACGACCCAAAATGTACGGGATCGGGCTGCTGGGGTAATTCAAAAGCATATTGTATGTTAGACGGTGCTGACTGTAAGAATATTAATTACAATAAAGATTTCAGAAAATATTTACTGACAAACGCTATGTCATTAGCTATAGTGGATTTCCCCGGAAATTGTGCAAACGAAGATATCGCAGCTGAAGACGGCGAATCGTCATTATATGCCTGTTCCTTAATTTATGTGGATGTAAATGGCATAAAAGGCCCAAACCAAGCAGGGAATGATATTTTTGCTTTTTATATTCTTGATAAACCTATAAACAATGTATTCCTGTTCCCGTTCGGAGGCGAGATAGATTTCCCCGATGAAGACGGCGCTGTACATAGATACAGCTTGGGAGAAACTCAATGCGACCCTAAAAGCATTAATATAGAAAATAGGTTTGCCTGCACAGCAAGAAATTTGAAATTCGGAAGTCATCAATGA
- the gyrB gene encoding DNA topoisomerase (ATP-hydrolyzing) subunit B, whose amino-acid sequence MTTQSYDASNIRVLEGLEAVRLRPGMYIGSTSQRGLHHLIYEIVDNSVDESLAGYCTEIKVTVHDDESITVIDNGRGIPVDIKPDSGKSALEIVHTVLHAGGKFGDGGYKVSGGLHGVGASVVNALSEKMTVEVSRNGWVHRQTYLRGEPDTHVEKVRETLESGTKTHFWPDPEIFKETTAIDRDVIVTRLQETAFLNKGLKIIFYDEKVQQEQIFHYEGGIASYVEFLNANKTPLFDAPVYIDQTFEGVRVEASFQYTDSYTENVLSFANNINTHHGGTHLTGFRNALTRIINDYARKNNMLKSNDQNLVGDDIREGLTAIISVKVPEPQFEGQTKEKLGNSEAQTAVQNVVGEKYQEWLEFNPKFAKTIIEKTLQAQRAREAARKARELTRRKSALENSTLPGKLADCSSREPEKCELYIVEGDSAGGSAKQGRNRMFQAILPLRGKILNVERARIDKIYNNNEIQSLIQAIGMNISKNDEEVDVEKLRYHKVIIMTDADVDGAHIRTLLLTFFFRYARPLIENGYVYIAQPPLYKITTGKQSEYLYDDKALSKRLIDRGTKNVILFDKTKEYSVKDEQLDALIKNMSNYYNSFHSPILKGIPSVIVRGMIRSNIKDECFENEENMTKVKNYLEHYLKDHAENYNISEAANYQITLKQNPETLKCHLEIDLGNESDPVLITPTLIHTLEFQRIKEAYPEIRRYLIEEEKELVLLVDEKQEVTVKSFSELQSFIDERGKKGLNIQRFKGLGEMMPQQLWETTMDPENRTLLKVNINDAVLCDRLFDILMGDKVEPRREFIESNAVYATNIDT is encoded by the coding sequence ATGACAACACAATCTTATGATGCCAGTAATATTAGGGTTTTAGAGGGATTAGAAGCGGTTAGACTGCGTCCCGGTATGTATATCGGTTCTACCAGTCAAAGAGGATTGCACCATTTAATATATGAAATTGTAGATAACTCGGTTGATGAGTCTTTGGCAGGTTATTGTACGGAAATAAAAGTTACGGTGCATGATGATGAGAGTATTACAGTTATAGATAACGGCCGCGGTATTCCGGTGGATATTAAACCTGACAGCGGAAAATCGGCTTTAGAAATTGTTCATACCGTCCTGCATGCAGGAGGAAAATTCGGTGACGGCGGTTACAAAGTTTCAGGCGGTTTGCACGGTGTTGGCGCTTCTGTTGTAAATGCGTTATCTGAAAAAATGACCGTGGAAGTATCAAGAAACGGCTGGGTTCACAGACAGACTTACCTTAGGGGTGAGCCTGATACCCATGTTGAAAAGGTTCGCGAAACATTAGAATCAGGCACAAAAACTCATTTTTGGCCTGACCCTGAAATATTTAAAGAAACTACTGCTATTGACAGAGATGTTATTGTAACGAGGTTGCAGGAAACAGCGTTTTTGAACAAAGGATTAAAAATTATTTTCTATGATGAAAAAGTTCAACAAGAACAGATTTTTCATTATGAAGGCGGTATTGCAAGCTACGTAGAGTTTTTGAATGCTAACAAAACCCCTTTATTTGATGCGCCTGTTTATATAGACCAGACATTTGAAGGTGTAAGAGTAGAAGCTTCGTTCCAATATACGGATTCTTACACCGAAAATGTCCTTAGTTTTGCCAATAATATTAATACACACCATGGCGGAACTCACCTTACGGGATTTAGAAATGCACTGACACGTATTATTAACGATTATGCAAGAAAAAATAATATGCTTAAGTCCAATGACCAAAATCTTGTTGGTGATGATATCAGAGAAGGTTTGACAGCCATTATAAGCGTAAAAGTTCCCGAACCTCAATTTGAAGGGCAGACAAAAGAAAAACTGGGCAACTCCGAAGCGCAAACAGCAGTGCAAAATGTAGTTGGGGAAAAATATCAGGAATGGCTGGAGTTTAACCCTAAATTTGCCAAAACAATTATTGAAAAAACATTGCAGGCTCAAAGAGCAAGAGAAGCGGCAAGAAAAGCAAGAGAATTAACAAGAAGAAAAAGCGCGCTTGAAAACTCTACTTTGCCGGGTAAACTGGCTGACTGTTCAAGCCGTGAGCCTGAAAAATGCGAACTCTACATTGTAGAGGGAGATTCCGCGGGCGGCAGCGCTAAACAGGGCAGGAACAGAATGTTTCAGGCTATTTTGCCCTTGAGGGGTAAGATTTTGAACGTTGAGCGTGCCAGAATTGATAAAATCTATAACAATAATGAAATTCAGTCTTTGATACAGGCGATAGGCATGAATATAAGTAAAAATGATGAAGAAGTTGATGTGGAAAAATTAAGATATCACAAAGTAATCATCATGACTGACGCTGATGTTGACGGAGCTCATATCAGGACTTTGCTTCTGACATTCTTTTTCAGGTATGCAAGACCTCTTATTGAGAATGGTTATGTTTATATTGCCCAGCCGCCTTTGTATAAAATTACAACAGGCAAACAATCGGAATATTTATATGACGATAAAGCTTTAAGTAAAAGGCTGATTGACAGAGGAACTAAAAATGTTATTTTGTTTGATAAAACAAAAGAATACTCTGTCAAGGATGAACAACTTGATGCGCTTATTAAAAACATGTCGAATTATTATAATTCTTTCCACAGCCCTATTTTAAAAGGTATTCCAAGTGTAATTGTAAGGGGTATGATTAGGTCTAATATTAAAGATGAGTGTTTTGAAAATGAAGAAAACATGACTAAAGTCAAAAACTACCTGGAACATTACCTCAAGGATCATGCTGAAAACTACAATATAAGTGAGGCTGCAAATTATCAGATTACTCTGAAACAAAATCCCGAAACCTTAAAATGCCATTTGGAAATTGATTTGGGGAATGAGTCTGACCCTGTGTTAATTACACCTACGCTTATTCATACTCTTGAGTTTCAAAGAATAAAAGAGGCTTATCCTGAAATAAGGAGATATTTGATTGAAGAGGAAAAAGAACTTGTTCTTTTAGTCGATGAAAAACAGGAGGTTACTGTCAAGTCATTTAGCGAGCTTCAAAGTTTCATTGATGAAAGAGGTAAAAAAGGATTGAATATTCAGCGTTTCAAAGGTTTGGGCGAGATGATGCCTCAACAGCTTTGGGAAACAACTATGGATCCTGAAAACAGAACTCTTTTGAAGGTTAATATTAATGATGCAGTTCTTTGCGACAGGCTTTTTGATATTCTAATGGGCGACAAAGTTGAACCCAGAAGAGAGTTTATTGAATCCAATGCAGTATATGCAACGAATATTGATACTTAA
- a CDS encoding sigma-70 family RNA polymerase sigma factor: MFSEVNDLNSSVIKDLIARYSLSKSDNEKKLLKKEITSLCLPFVKKIARGLARRNTDPIEDLIQVGCVGLLKAIEQYSSKHKTTFKTYATYFITGEIRHYLRDKVSMIRAPRELQELSYRINQLIRTLTLELDREPTDYEISEHLSISVEKINEIVQIDRRKNLVSLDQAQANQDDASLIDKLVDNKYLESEKNKEENGILIEAINSLEPQLAEVIRMSFFQDMTQQEISQEVGVSQMQISRRLKKALEELSAIMIQKREEND, translated from the coding sequence GTGTTTTCCGAAGTAAACGACTTAAATTCCAGTGTAATAAAAGATCTTATTGCAAGGTACAGCCTGTCTAAATCGGACAATGAAAAAAAACTTCTTAAAAAAGAGATTACGTCTTTGTGCCTGCCTTTTGTTAAAAAAATTGCAAGAGGGCTGGCGAGAAGAAATACTGACCCTATTGAAGACTTAATTCAGGTAGGTTGCGTCGGGCTGTTAAAAGCTATAGAACAGTACAGCAGCAAACACAAAACAACTTTCAAAACTTATGCGACTTATTTCATAACAGGCGAAATAAGACATTATCTCAGGGATAAAGTTTCAATGATAAGAGCCCCGAGAGAACTTCAGGAATTATCTTATCGTATCAACCAGCTTATCAGAACCCTGACGCTGGAACTTGACAGAGAACCGACAGACTATGAAATATCAGAACATTTATCTATCAGTGTAGAAAAGATAAATGAAATAGTTCAAATAGACAGAAGGAAGAATCTTGTATCGCTTGATCAAGCTCAAGCAAATCAAGATGATGCTTCTCTGATAGATAAGCTTGTGGATAACAAGTATCTTGAGTCTGAAAAAAACAAAGAGGAAAACGGCATTCTTATTGAAGCTATAAACAGTTTAGAACCGCAATTGGCGGAAGTTATCAGGATGAGTTTTTTTCAGGATATGACACAGCAGGAAATTTCACAGGAAGTCGGAGTTTCACAGATGCAAATAAGCAGAAGACTGAAAAAAGCATTGGAAGAGCTTTCTGCTATTATGATACAAAAGCGGGAAGAAAATGATTAA
- a CDS encoding prepilin peptidase gives MINTLQLLLKESLFFYWYSALFVFIAGLCVGSFLNVVALRSLSNESIVLPPSKCPKCNHPLKWYDNIPVLSYFILLRGKCRYCSAPISIQYPIVELTTALIFTTLFMKFGATWNFILLCCLASCFIVMCITDLKEQVIFDNISIPVIPIGLFYSFFNIGNFHSGSVNVFNTGIYLQNSFISSLAAVFIALLFFEIISFLSKLFIKHRAFGEGDTIIAMGIGAWFGVKILIITIILSFITQVVATLPLVTAKLIKNKNYNLLQGFGLLIISLIVAVTSNILGVTETHTGAVITLVITIIAALYGTIKIFSNLDKTNLTMLPFGPALIAAAFLAVFFTDYCVDIIYTFLR, from the coding sequence ATGATTAATACTCTGCAGCTTTTACTTAAGGAAAGCTTATTTTTTTACTGGTATAGCGCACTTTTTGTTTTTATTGCGGGACTTTGCGTAGGAAGCTTTTTAAACGTTGTCGCATTACGTTCATTAAGCAATGAAAGTATCGTACTGCCGCCTTCAAAATGCCCGAAATGTAATCACCCCCTGAAATGGTATGATAATATACCTGTATTGTCATATTTTATACTCTTAAGAGGCAAATGCAGGTACTGCTCAGCTCCTATAAGCATTCAATATCCTATTGTGGAATTAACTACAGCATTGATTTTTACAACTTTGTTCATGAAATTCGGGGCAACGTGGAATTTTATACTTTTATGCTGCTTAGCCTCATGTTTCATTGTAATGTGTATTACAGACCTGAAAGAACAGGTAATATTCGATAATATTTCAATACCTGTTATCCCTATAGGTCTATTCTACAGTTTTTTTAATATCGGCAATTTTCATTCCGGCAGCGTAAATGTTTTTAATACGGGCATATATCTTCAAAATTCTTTTATCTCCTCTCTTGCGGCTGTATTTATTGCATTGTTGTTCTTTGAAATCATATCTTTTCTTTCAAAGCTTTTTATTAAACACCGTGCATTTGGAGAAGGCGATACCATAATAGCTATGGGAATAGGAGCCTGGTTTGGAGTAAAAATACTTATAATAACGATTATTTTAAGCTTTATTACGCAGGTAGTAGCAACGCTGCCCTTAGTAACAGCCAAGCTAATCAAAAATAAAAATTACAACTTACTGCAAGGCTTCGGCTTATTAATAATATCTCTCATTGTGGCTGTAACTTCAAATATTTTAGGCGTTACAGAAACCCATACAGGCGCGGTTATAACATTAGTTATAACTATTATTGCTGCGCTTTACGGTACCATTAAGATTTTCTCAAATTTAGACAAAACAAACCTTACAATGCTGCCTTTCGGACCTGCACTGATTGCGGCAGCTTTTTTAGCTGTATTCTTCACAGATTACTGTGTTGATATTATCTATACATTTCTTCGATAA